A section of the Ornithinimicrobium sufpigmenti genome encodes:
- a CDS encoding DUF2029 domain-containing protein, with amino-acid sequence MSTLPPGVSQDGRGPVPRGGIAVLVATLGLVVFGLWRVRLGVDLGDGTHVVALALRMAQGDEPLTDEMNLQALGSVLAVPFTWVWLQLAGIEGVVLASRVFYVGLALAVGVVAYRALRTQLPRAAAFTAVVLMLLPTPYNLLVTSYNTVPVLMLGLAASAGFAALSTRSARWGAGAGVALAVTVLSHPASLPAAAVLGLTVLLLARRGPVVTGLLVGGGVASALVVLALALGPGPGALLETVRYTTDYQASRPDPLSRLSRSAQRYLTGLLHWRHLPVLALTVVALLPRLRWRWRAAAATGIPVVLAVTAWVVAPGEPDGGEPFGLYSASFALLLLTFLAFPVLAWAHHVGDRALRLLLALTGPTALLGVVFFAMTTSASIRWGAPLPPALPLVGAVGAGLVLWAGRHGTRTLALAAALSLVGSLLVVHPARSFRDGAPDTLEGPIAAGPMAGLHAAPFHVQRDGALRALVDTWVEPGDGVFFYGIPGGYVYSQAPMQTNLIWVSAFGQANAQTVRWWQETGRYPDVAVVAKTSARTAGSWDALVATDPVLTFLQEHYDLVADLGRDEGDAYVFRSTASSLSTASLTGAAGSAAGR; translated from the coding sequence GTGAGCACCCTGCCCCCCGGCGTCTCGCAGGACGGCAGGGGACCGGTTCCGCGCGGAGGCATCGCCGTGCTCGTGGCGACCCTGGGGCTGGTGGTGTTCGGGCTGTGGCGGGTCCGGCTGGGCGTCGATCTCGGCGACGGCACCCACGTGGTCGCGCTGGCGCTGCGGATGGCGCAGGGCGACGAGCCGCTGACCGACGAGATGAACCTGCAGGCCCTCGGCTCGGTCCTGGCGGTGCCGTTCACCTGGGTCTGGCTGCAGCTGGCCGGGATCGAGGGGGTGGTGCTGGCCTCCCGGGTGTTTTACGTGGGCCTCGCCCTGGCGGTCGGGGTGGTGGCCTACCGGGCGCTGCGGACGCAGCTGCCGCGGGCCGCGGCGTTCACGGCGGTGGTCCTGATGCTGCTGCCGACGCCGTACAACCTGCTGGTGACCAGCTACAACACCGTGCCGGTGCTCATGCTCGGCCTGGCGGCCAGCGCTGGTTTCGCGGCGCTCAGCACCCGGTCCGCCCGGTGGGGCGCGGGGGCGGGGGTCGCGCTGGCGGTGACCGTGCTCAGCCACCCCGCCAGCCTGCCGGCCGCCGCCGTGCTGGGGCTGACCGTGCTGCTCCTGGCCCGGCGGGGACCGGTGGTGACCGGGCTGCTGGTCGGCGGGGGCGTCGCCTCCGCCCTGGTGGTCCTGGCGCTCGCGCTCGGACCGGGCCCGGGGGCGCTGCTGGAGACCGTGCGCTACACGACCGACTACCAGGCCTCCCGCCCGGACCCGCTCTCCCGCCTGTCGCGCTCGGCGCAGCGCTACCTCACCGGCCTGCTCCACTGGCGCCACCTGCCCGTCCTGGCCCTCACGGTGGTGGCGCTGCTGCCCCGTCTGCGGTGGCGGTGGCGAGCGGCCGCGGCGACGGGGATCCCGGTGGTGCTGGCGGTGACGGCCTGGGTGGTGGCGCCCGGAGAGCCGGACGGCGGCGAGCCGTTCGGGCTCTACAGCGCCTCCTTCGCCCTGCTGCTGCTCACCTTCCTGGCCTTCCCGGTGCTGGCCTGGGCGCACCACGTGGGCGACCGTGCCCTGCGGCTGCTGCTGGCGCTCACCGGGCCGACCGCGCTGCTGGGCGTGGTCTTCTTCGCGATGACCACGTCGGCCTCGATCCGCTGGGGGGCACCGTTGCCGCCGGCGCTGCCGCTCGTCGGTGCCGTCGGTGCCGGTCTGGTGCTCTGGGCCGGACGGCACGGCACCCGCACGCTGGCGCTGGCGGCGGCGCTGTCCCTCGTCGGGTCGCTGCTGGTGGTGCACCCGGCGCGCAGCTTCCGCGACGGGGCGCCGGACACCCTGGAGGGGCCGATTGCTGCAGGCCCCATGGCCGGCCTGCACGCGGCCCCGTTTCACGTGCAACGCGACGGCGCCCTGCGCGCCCTGGTCGACACCTGGGTCGAGCCCGGTGACGGGGTGTTCTTCTACGGTATCCCGGGCGGCTACGTCTACAGCCAGGCCCCGATGCAGACGAACCTGATCTGGGTCAGCGCCTTCGGGCAGGCCAACGCGCAGACGGTGCGTTGGTGGCAGGAGACCGGCCGCTACCCCGACGTCGCGGTCGTGGCCAAGACGTCGGCACGGACGGCGGGCAGCTGGGACGCCCTGGTCGCGACCGACCCGGTGCTGACCTTCCTGCAGGAGCACTACGACCTCGTCGCGGACCTCGGCAGGGACGAGGGGGACGCCTACGTCTTCCGTTCCACCGCGTCTTCCCTCAGCACGGCGTCCCTCACCGGGGCGGCAGGGTCAGCAGCCGGTCGCTGA